A genomic region of Anopheles coustani chromosome 3, idAnoCousDA_361_x.2, whole genome shotgun sequence contains the following coding sequences:
- the LOC131259510 gene encoding proton-associated sugar transporter A-like has protein sequence MYGTYQQHGRLSEDEVLHGMLVQRHRYANADPSRGYQHSFRAKSKWELVRLSLMIVGIECTYATETALVAPILLGIGLPHTIMTMIWAMPSLAGLLFAPVIASISDRLRSRWGRRRPVLLALGATTLTGMLILPNGTAVGRLLGLDSVPWLATITTIGLVMSDFSVETSNGICRTYAMEVCTVRDQTRVLSVMVLTGGIGATMGALFGAIDWDTIGIGELFGGNDSSVFAANWIVLFVGLVVTLTSFQEIPLPVQESDPMLRPVTQKMLLDEVRRVNGEKGEAEVDDTPEVVGFRQFVRNVLQMPRSMKILCLTQLLSHMSYLTYCLYYTDFVGATVYDGDVRALEGSPAAERYADGVRFACLGMALCSTTSSIYSTFIERLIVRFGARPVYVCGLLAHSIGMLAMGLVPHKLVVFLCCSLTGVMYATIYSIPFLLISHYHSKNCFSEVNGQYVESIEKRGFGVDVSMMSSMLCLAQLVVSMAIGAVIDAVGSTLIITFISSAFMICASLSAMAVLYMGL, from the exons ATGTACGGTACGTACCAGCAGCATGGCCGGCTGTCGGAGGATGAAGTGCTGCACGGGATGCTGGTGCAGCGACACCGGTACGCGAATGCCGATCCGAGCCGTGGCTATCAGCACTCGTTCAG AGCCAAATCAAAATGGGAGCTGGTACGGTTGTCATTGATGATCGTCGGCATCGAGTGTACGTACGCGACGGAGACGGCGTTGGTGGCGCCTATCCTGCTCGGCATCGGCTTACCGCACACGATCATGACGATGATCTGGGCGATGCCTTCCCTTGCAGGGCTTCTATTCGCGCCGGTGATCGCATCCATCAGCGATCGGTTAAGATCGCGCTGGGGACGCCGGAGACCCGTCCTTCTGGCGCTCGGTGCGACGACCCTCACCGGAATGCTGATCCTTCCGAATGGGACGGCCGTcggaaggctgctcgggctgGACAGCGTGCCATGGTTGGCTACGATCACCACCATCGGGTTGGTCATGAGTGACTTCTCGGTCGAGACGAGCAATGGCATCTGCCGGACGTACGCGATGGAGGTGTGTACGGTGCGTGATCAGACGCGCGTCCTCAGCGTTATGGTACTGACCGGGGGTATCGGTGCTACAATGGGTGCCTTGTTCGGAGCCATCGATTGGGACACGATAGGCATCGGTGAGCTGTTCGGTGGAAACGATTCGTCCGTGTTTGCAGCCAACTGGATCGTCCTGTTTGTGGGGCTAGTCGTCACACTCACCAGCTTCCAGGAGATCCCACTTCCGGTGCAAGAATCGGACCCGATGCTACGACCCGTCACTCAAAAGATGCTTCTGGACGAGGTACGCCGGGTTAACGGCGAGAAGGGTGAGGCCGAGGTAGACGATACGCCGGAAGTGGTCGGCTTTCGACAGTTCGTACGCAACGTGCTTCAGATGCCACGGTCTATGAAGATTCTATGCCTTACTCAGCTTCTAAGCCATATGAGCTACCTGACGTACTGTTTATACTACACCGATTTTGTCGGTGCAACAGTGTACGATGGCGATGTGCGG GCTCTCGAAGGATCCCCGGCTGCCGAGCGATACGCCGATGGTGTCCGTTTCGCGTGTCTCGGTATGGCACTCTGTTCGACCACGTCCTCGATCTACTCGACGTTCATCGAACGGTTGATCGTGCGGTTCGGGGCCCGCCCTGTCTACGTCTGTGGGCTTCTTGCGCACAGTATCGGCATGCTGGCGATGGGGTTGGTGCCACACAAGCTGGTGGTGTTCCTATGCTGCTCCCTCACCGGGGTCATGTATGCGACCATCTATTCCATTCCGTTCCTGCTGATATCGCACTATCATTCCAAAAATTGT TTTAGCGAAGTCAACGGACAGTACGTGGAGAGTATCGAGAAACGTGGATTCGGTGTTGACGTCTCAATGATGAGCAGTATGTTATGTTTGGCGCAG CTTGTAGTATCGATGGCAATTGGAGCCGTTATTGACGCCGTCGGCTCAACTCTGATTATCACTTTCATATCATCTGCGTTCATGATATGCGCTTCCTTGTCTGCCATGGCCGTTCTCTACATGGGACTGTAA
- the LOC131269357 gene encoding proton-associated sugar transporter A-like, which yields MNGYETISGADGGKDGAAGTSSGQQSRPGTSNRTGGKHLRTQGQNSLTMVAGGGSNFHTEFLNDPVVREMRQAREENARRQKHDYSHVFRRKTRFDFIRISAVIMGMEFVYSAETAFVSPILLGIGIEHQLMTMIWGISPLIGFFLSPVIGGLSDRCRSRFGRRRPVLFALGVGLIAGCLLVPFGKNIGEWFGDLGEIVVDPASSILDPVAARLIDLNGTVATEALRGYNFYRVDEEIVEHRLDYKWAIVITIIGTILMDFNADNCMTPSRAYLLDICLPEDHGRACSTFSILAGFGGSVGYAMGGINWDETSFGEFLGGSIKTVFTLVVIIFAVCLTISLTSFREIPLPLLEADELLRPLTETVVKKEKARREKQIFTVREVSKALTAQLQSIQSPELNVPQKINNALVDVERNPPVKDAAVELAEEDDDEDEEKQMSPKDFIKSIVMMPKSIAILCVTNLFCWMSHLSYALYFTDFVGEEVFGGNPAAPSFSEENKLFLEGVRYACFGMAIYSLSCSTCSFTIEKLIKVLRARTVYCGGLFIDAVGMACMAYFPNKVTVFVLSATGGIVYALLFTMPFLLLGQYHAKGTFKVHKAGAETQERKRGLATDIAVVGGMIFVAQIIVALGMGALITAFGTTAVVVYSASICSLLASLCATQVVYMDL from the exons ATGAACGGTTATG AAACAATCTCAGGAGCGGACGGAGGCAAAGACGGTGCAGCGGGAACGTCCAGTGGACAGCAGTCGCGACCAGGTACGAGCAACCGAACCGGTGGGAAGCACCTTCGAACGCAGGGTCAGAACAGCCTCACGATGGTGGCCGGTGGTGGCAGCAACTTTCACACGGAGTTCCTCAACGATCCGGTCGTGCGGGAGATGCGCCAAGCGCGTGAGGAAAATGCCCGCCGACAGAAACATGACTACTCGCACGTCTTCAG GAGGAAAACCCGCTTCGACTTCATCCGCATTTCGGCGGTCATCATGGGCATGGAGTTTGTGTACTCGGCCGAGACGGCGTTCGTATCGCCGATCCTGCTCGGCATCGGCATCGAGCACCAGCTGATGACGATGATCTGGGGAATCTCGCCGCTGATCGGCTTCTTCCTGTCACCCGTTATCGGTGGCCTGAGCGACCGATGTCGGTCGAGATTTGGCCGGAGGCGACCCGTTCTGTTCGCGCTCGGCGTCGGCCTGATAGCCGGCTGCCTGTTGGTACCGTTCGGGAAGAACATTGGCGAGTGGTTTGGGGATCTCGGCGAGATTGTGGTCGATCCGGCGTCGTCCATTCTGGACCCGGTCGCAGCGAGACTGATCGATCTGAATGGAACCGTGGCGACGGAAGCCTTGCGAGGGTACAACTTCTACCGCGTCGATGAGGAAATCGTCGAACATCGGTTAGACTACAAGTGGGCGATTGTGATCACGATCATCGGCACGATTCTGATGGATTTTAACGCCGACAACTGCATGACGCCGTCTAGGGCGTACCTGTTGGATATCTGTCTACCGG AGGACCATGGACGCGCCTGCAGCACTTTCTCCATCCTGGCCGGGTTTGGTGGATCCGTCGGATATGCCATGGGTGGCATCAACTGGGATGAGACATCGTTCGGTGAATTCCTTGGGGGTAGCATCAAGACCGTATTCACGTTGGTGGTCATAATCTTCGCCGTGTGCCTTACGATCAGCCTTACAAGCTTCCGTGAGATCCCGCTCCCGTTGCTGGAGGCGGATGAGCTCCTTCGCCCCCTTACGGAGACCGTggtgaagaaggagaaggCACGCAGGGAGAAGCAAATTTTTACCGTGAGGGAAGTCAGCAAGGCGCTGACGGCACAGTTGCAGAGTATTCAGTCGCCCGAGCTGAACGTGCCGCAGAAGATCAACAACGCGCTGGTGGATGTCGAACGGAACCCTCCGGTCAAGGATGCAGCGGTCGAGCTGGCggaggaggacgacgatgaggaTGAAGAGAAGCAGATGAGCCCGAAGGACTTTATCAAGAGCATCGTCATGATGCCGAAGTCGATCGCCATCCTGTGCGTCACAAATCTCTTCTGCTGGATGAGTCACCTGAGCTACGCACTGTACTTTACCGATTTCGTTGGAGAGGAGGTGTTCGGAGGTAATCCGGCTGCGCCGTCGTTCTCCGAGGAAAACAAGCTGTTCCTCGAGGGTGTCCGGTATGCCTGCTTCGGTATGGCCATCTACTCGCTCTCCTGCTCCACCTGCTCGTTCACGATCGAGAAGCTGATCAAGGTGTTGCGTGCGCGAACCGTCTACTGTGGAGGACTGTTCATCGACGCGGTCGGTATGGCCTGCATGGCGTACTTCCCGAACAAGGTGACCGTTTTCGTGCTGAGTGCGACCGGGGGTATCGTCTATGCCCTTCTCTTCACCATGCCCTTCCTCCTTCTCGGCCAATACCACGCCAAGGGAACG TTCAAAGTCCATAAGGCTGGCGCAGAAACACAGGAACGGAAGCGTGGACTCGCCACCGACATTGCCGTCGTCGGGGGCATGATCTTCGTCGCACAAATCATCGTGGCGCTCGGGATGGGAGCTCTGATCACCGCGTTCGGTACCACCGCTGTCGTCGTCTACAGTGCCAGTATCTGCAGTCTTCTGGCGTCGCTCTGCGCCACGCAGGTGGTGTACATGGATCTCTAA
- the LOC131259382 gene encoding proton-associated sugar transporter A-like yields MLREIKSLYNRLASAAVSGTAALFASRPFRAFQRSWGRPRKGTNGVNNDDGQTVITMVKTGKGGGPHPAASGRVVLARKPTQTDAVARELRRVREENARRQQHDYSHVFRKKSLLDFVRLSFVIMGIEIVYSAETAFVTPILLGIGIEHQLMTVVWGISPLIGFIVSPFLGTFSDRCRSRFGRRRPVLVMLGIGLVLGCLLLPFGETIGHWLGDIGEAGVPVINNTVAIDPGSDWILSSSTTNPSIHYRWAIVFTILGTILLDFCADSSQAPSMAYLLDVSLPEDHGQACSTYSLLSGVGGCIGYLIGAIDWDGTILGDLLGGNINTVFILVTIIFVLCLTVTLCSFREIPLALMERDELLQPLTERIIAKERQHRTTERQLVPVKDLADSLVLQLNSEYEQPNGHHITMNGHTEKEPLLGNGSTAHTTKDFLKTTFRIPSALGVLCATNLFCWMSHISYSLYFTDFVGEKVFGGDPMANSDSDEYALYIEGVRYGCFGMAIYSMASSTYSYTIERLIRRFRARTVYCGGLLIDFLGMMYMAAFPNKITVYVFSVTGGIVSALLFTMPYIILAKYHAKGWLDASGETSATQPRRGLASDISLIGSMLFVAQIILSLSMGPLVTLTGTTASVIYTASVCSLIAALCASQIQYLDL; encoded by the exons ATGTTGCGCGAGATAAAGAGCTTGTACAACCGACTCGCGTCGGCCGCCGTCAGTGGCACTGCGGCCCTGTTCGCGTCCAGACCGTTCCGAGCATTCCAGCGCAGTTGGGGACGACCCAGGAAGGGCACGAACGGCgtcaacaacgacgacggccAAACCGTCATCACCATGGTCAAAACGGGAAAGGGTGGAGGACCACATCCGGCGGCATCCGGGCGGGTCGTGCTCGCCCGCAAACCAACACAGACCGATGCAGTGGCACGGGAACTCCGGCGAGTACGGGAAGAGAATGCCCGACGACAGCAGCACGATTATTCGCACGTTTTCCG GAAAAAGTCGCTGCTGGACTTTGTGCGCCTGTCGTTCGTGATCATGGGAATCGAAATCGTGTACTCCGCTGAGACGGCGTTCGTAACACCGATCCTGCTCGGCATCGGGATCGAGCACCAGCTGATGACGGTCGTGTGGGGAATCTCACCGCTGATCGGCTTCATCGTTTCTCCATTCTTGGGCACCTTCAGTGATCGGTGCCGGTCGAGGTTTGGTCGACGCCGCCCGGTCCTGGTGATGCTGGGCATAGGACTCGTGCTAG GTTGTCTTTTGCTGCCGTTTGGGGAAACCATCGGCCATTGGTTAGGTGACATCGGAGAAGCAGGAGTACCCGTTATTAACAACACTGTTGCGATCGACCCTGGGTCGGATTGGATCTTGTCGAGTAGCACTACCAATCCCAGCATCCATTACCGATGGGCGATAGTGTTCACCATCCTCGGCACTATATTGCTAGACTTTTGTGCCGACTCTTCGCAGGCCCCTTCAATGGCGTACCTGTTGGATGTCAGCTTacccg AGGACCATGGACAGGCTTGTAGTACGTACTCGTTACTGTCCGGGGTCGGAGGATGTATAGGATACCTCATCGGAGCGATCGACTGGGATGgaacgatattgggggatctGCTTGGTGGCAACATCAACACCGTGTTTATTCTGGTGACGATCATCTTCGTGCTTTGCCTCACCGTAACGCTGTGCAGCTTTCGAGAAATTCCACTTGCTCTCATGGAGCGCGACGAGTTGCTGCAGCCACTTACCGAGCGCATCATTGCCAAGGAGCGGCAACATCGTACCACCGAGCGTCAACTGGTGCCGGTGAAAGACCTCGCcgattctttggtgcttcagCTAAACAGCGAGTACGAGCAACCGAACGGTCATCACATCACCATGAACGGACACACGGAAAAGGAACCACTTCTGGGCAACGGCAGCACCGCACACACGACCAAAGACTTCCTCAAGACCACCTTCCGGATACCGTCCGCGCTGGGGGTGCTGTGCGCGACGAATCTCTTCTGCTGGATGAGCCACATCAGCTATAGCCTTTACTTTACGGACTTTGTCGGTGAGAAGGTGTTCGGCGGTGACCCGATGGCAAACTCCGACTCCGACGAGTACGCACTCTACATCGAGGGCGTCCGCTATGGATGCTTCGGGATGGCTATCTATTCGATGGCCTCTTCCACGTACTCGTACACGATTGAGCGGTTAATACGGCGGTTCAGAGCACGGACCGTCTATTGCGGTGGGCTGTTGATCGATTTCCTCGGCATGATGTATATGGCAGCGTTTCCCAACAAAATCACCGTGTACGTGTTCAGCGTTACAGGTGGCATCGTCAGTGCGCTGCTTTTTACGATGCCGTACATCATCCTGGCAAAGTACCACGCGAAAGGATGG CTGGACGCAAGTGGCGAAACCAGTGCAACCCAACCGCGCCGTGGGCTCGCCTCCGACATCTCGCTTATCGGCAGCATGCTGTTCGTGGCGCAGATCATCCTTTCCCTCTCGATGGGGCCACTCGTGACGCTAACCGGAACGACCGCCTCCGTCATCTACACTGCCAGCGTGTGCAGCCTTATAGCGGCACTGTGCGCCTCCCAGATCCAGTATCTGGATCTGTAG
- the LOC131259246 gene encoding proton-associated sugar transporter A-like translates to MLREIKRFYNWLASAVVSSTVALVASRPNRKCERNFGRPKRFTDDDDHDEDSDADDDVIPMVKTGKDCDPYPTASGCDAVAWELRRAREEHARHQRHDYSHVFRKKSLLDLIRLSFVSMGIEIMYSAETAFVTPILLGIGIEHQLMTVVWGISPLIGFIVSPFLGTFSDRCRSRFGRRRPVLMMLGIGLVLGCLLLPFGETIGHWLGDIGEAEVPVFSNSVVINSASEIESTPPSTTPSIHYRWTIVFTILGTILLDFCADSTQPPAMAYLLDVSLPEDHERACSMFSLLSGVGGCIGYLIGAIDWDGTMLGQLLGGNINTVFILVMMIFVLSVTVTVCSFREIPLALMERDELLQPLTERIIAKERQHITSEEKLFAPRKDLADSLLPLLDNEHELNDNHVTLTGYTEKESLMGNERTSRTAKNFFNIASRIPPALGVLCATNLFCWMSHISYSIYFTDFVGEKVFGGDPMANSDSNEYALYLQGVRYGCFGLAICAIASSTYSCVIERLIRRFRARTVYCGGLLIDSLGMLIMALFPNKVTVYVFSATGGIVSSFLYTMPYIILAKYHAKGWLDASGDTNSTQPRRGLAADISLIGSMLFVAQIILSLSMGPLVTLTGTTASVIYTASVCNFMAALCASQIQYLDL, encoded by the exons ATGTTGCGCGAGATTAAGAGGTTTTACAATTGGCTCGCGTCGGCAGTCGTCAGTAGCACTGTGGCTCTTGTCGCGTCCAGACCAAATCGTAAATGCGAGCGCAATTTTGGACGACCCAAGAGGTTCactgacgacgacgatcacGATGAGGATAGCGACGCAGATGATGATGTCATTCCTATGGTTAAAACCGGAAAGGATTGCGACCCTTACCCAACAGCATCCGGTTGTGACGCAGTGGCATGGGAACTCCGGCGAGCACGGGAAGAACATGCACGACACCAGCGGCATGATTATTCGCACGTTTTCCG GAAAAAGTCCCTGTTGGATTTAATACGACTGTCGTTCGTTAGTATGGGCATAGAAATAATGTACTCCGCTGAGACGGCGTTCGTAACACCGATCCTGCTCGGCATCGGGATCGAGCACCAGCTGATGACGGTCGTGTGGGGAATCTCACCGCTGATCGGCTTCATCGTTTCTCCATTCTTGGGCACCTTCAGTGACCGGTGCCGGTCGAGGTTTGGTCGACGCCGCCCAGTCCTGATGATGCTGGGCATAGGACTCGTGCTAG GATGTCTTTTGCTCCCATTTGGAGAAACCATCGGCCATTGGTTGGGTGACATCGGAGAAGCAGAAGTTCCCGTCTTTAGCAACTCTGTTGTGATCAACTCTGCCTCAGAGATTGAAAGCACCCCGCCTAGTACCACGCCTAGCATCCATTACCGATGGACCATAGTGTTCACTATCCTTGGCACTATTTTACTAGACTTTTGTGCCGACTCTACGCAACCACCGGCCATGGCGTACCTGCTGGATGTTAGTTTACCAG AGGATCACGAGCGGGCTTGCAGCATGTTTTCGTTACTGTCCGGAGTCGGAGGATGTATAGGATACCTCATCGGAGCGATCGACTGGGATGGAACGATGTTGGGCCAGCTGCTTGGTGGCAACATCAACACCGTGTTTATTCTGGTGATGATGATCTTCGTGTTAAGTGTCACCGTTACGGTGTGCAGCTTTCGAGAAATTCCACTGGCTCTCATGGAGCGCGACGAGTTGCTGCAGCCCCTCACCGAGCGCATCATTGCCAAGGAGCGGCAGCACATCACCAGCGAAGAAAAACTCTTCGCGCCAAGGAAAGACCTCGCCGATTCGCTATTACCTCTACTAGACAACGAGCACGAACTGAACGATAACCACGTCACCCTTACCGGGTACACGGAAAAGGAGTCACTCATGGGTAATGAAAGAACCTCACGTACGGCAAAGAACTTCTTCAATATCGCCTCCCGGATACCGCCCGCGCTGGGGGTGTTGTGCGCGACGAATCTCTTCTGCTGGATGAGCCACATCAGCTATAGCATTTACTTTACGGACTTTGTTGGTGAGAAGGTGTTCGGCGGTGACCCGATGGCAAACTCCGACTCCAACGAGTACGCCCTATACCTTCAAGGCGTCCGCTACGGGTGTTTTGGGTTGGCCATCTGTGCCATAGCCTCTTCCACGTACTCGTGTGTGATAGAGAGGTTGATTCGGCGGTTCAGAGCACGGACCGTCTATTGCGGTGGGCTGCTGATCGATTCCCTCGGCATGCTGATCATGGCCCTGTTCCCCAACAAAGTAACCGTGTACGTGTTCAGCGCTACCGGCGGCATCGTCAGTTCCTTTCTGTACACGATGCCATACATCATCCTGGCAAAGTACCACGCGAAAGGATGG CTGGACGCAAGTGGCGATACCAACTCAACTCAACCGCGCCGTGGGCTCGCCGCCGACATCTCGCTCATCGGCAGCATGCTGTTCGTGGCGCAGATCATCCTTTCCCTCTCGATGGGGCCACTCGTGACGCTAACCGGAACGACCGCCTCCGTCATCTACACTGCCAGTGTTTGTAACTTCATGGCGGCACTGTGCGCCTCCCAGATCCAGTATCTGGATCTCTAG
- the LOC131259347 gene encoding proton-associated sugar transporter A-like: MAESNETANKMDAAGYANGGPQPSDQEIMDGMLQVRFLHAKKLDRDYSHLFRKKSRLQLIRLSMVIVGIEFLYAAETAFVTPILLGIGLSHTFMTMIWAFSPVLGFLFAPMIASFSDTIRGRWGRRRPVLLGLGLAMMAGMWILPHGKSIGVFFGDPDVPVDQMEGFRWSIPVTIVGLVLTDFDAETSNGIARAYFMDMCMPSDQARVLTTAMFIGGLGGTVGYVLGAIDWSQTNLNLLGSNEATVFLFVFLVLAVGLSITLTSYREVPLPLLESDPLLRHVSPKVFEAEKARQRAIYSISKDVIVADPVKVELAVEASVTVEPDADEKPLRLRDFVRNIVHMPRSLFILYTTQFFSQLGYLSYCLYFTDFVGAEVFGGDVAAPPGSPELALYEEGVRYGCWGMAVFAVCSASYSAIIEQLIRRLGARPVYMAGLLLFSAGMLIMGLFREKFVIFIACPTVGIMYSGMYSIPYLIVAHYHSKNSFEMKDGKCVENTTKRGFGADVSLMSSMLFLAQLIISLAIGSIIDAVESNVVVIFSASIFSLVAALTASQIVYMGL; encoded by the exons ATGGCCGAAAGTAACGAAACAGCGAACAAAATGGACGCCGCAGGGTACGCGAATGGCGGGCCGCAGCCCTCCGATCAGGAAATTATGGACGGCATGCTGCAGGTACGCTTCCTGCACGCCAAAAAGCTTGACCGGGACTACTCGCATCTGTTCCG GAAAAAATCGCGCCTGCAGCTGATTCGCCTTTCGATGGTGATCGTGGGCATCGAGTTCCTGTACGCGGCCGAGACGGCCTTCGTTACACCGATCCTGCTCGGCATCGGTCTCTCGCACACCTTCATGACGATGATCTGGGCGTTCTCTCCGGTGCTCGGGTTCCTGTTCGCTCCCATGATCGCGTCCTTCAGCGATACCATCCGAGGGCGCTGGGGTCGTCGGAGGCCGGTACTTCTCGGGCTAGGGCTAGCGATGATGGCGGGCATGTGGATCCTGCCGCACGGCAAATCGATCGGCGTGTTCTTCGGCGATCCGGACGTCCCGGTCGACCAGATGGAGGGTTTCCGGTGGTCCATACCGGTGACGATCGTGGGTTTGGTGCTGACGGACTTTGACGCCGAGACGAGCAACGGCATCGCGCGCGCCTACTTCATGGACATGTGCATGCCGAGCGACCAGGCGCGCGTCCTCACGACGGCCATGTTTATCGGCGGGCTCGGCGGAACCGTCGGGTACGTGCTCGGTGCCATCGACTGGAGCCAGACGAACCTCAACCTGCTCGGAAGCAACGAGGCCACCGTGTTCCTCTTCGTGTTCCTGGTGCTGGCGGTCGGGCTGTCGATAACGCTCACCAGCTACCGGGAGGTTCCGCTACCGCTGCTCGAGTCCGACCCCCTGCTGCGGCACGTGTCCCCGAAGGTGTTCGAGGCGGAGAAGGCCCGCCAGCGGGCAATATACAGCATCTCAAAGGACGTCATCGTGGCCGACCCGGTGAAGGTGGAGCTGGCGGTCGAGGCGTCCGTCACGGTCGAGCCGGATGCCGACGAGAAGCCGCTCCGTCTGCGCGACTTCGTGCGCAACATCGTGCACATGCCGCGCAGTCTGTTCATCCTCTACACGACGCAGTTCTTCTCGCAGCTCGGCTACCTCAGCTATTGTCTCTACTTCACAGACTTTGTGGGTGCGGAGGTGTTCGGTGGGGACGTGGCGGCACCACCAGGCTCACCCGAGCTCGCCCTGTACGAGGAGGGGGTCCGTTACGGTTGCTGGGGAATGGCGGTGTTCGCCGTCTGCAGCGCGTCATACTCGGCCATCATCGAGCAGCTGATTCGACGACTCGG TGCTCGTCCAGTGTATATGGCCGGGCTGCTGCTGTTCAGCGCCGGCATGCTCATAATGGGCCTTTTCCGGGAGAAGTTTGTCATTTTCATCGCCTGCCCAACGGTGGGAATCATGTACTCGGGGATGTACTCCATACCGTACCTGATAGTGGCACACTATCATTCCAAAAACTCG TTTGAGATGAAGGACGGCAAGTGCGTCGAAAACACCACCAAACGGGGCTTCGGAGCGGACGTTTCTCTGATGAGCAGCATGCTGTTCCTCGCCCAG CTCATCATATCGCTCGCCATCGGCAGCATTATCGACGCGGTGGAGTCGAATGTCGTGGTCATATTTTCCGCCAGCATATTCTCCCTCGTGGCCGCGCTGACGGCCTCGCAGATCGTCTACATGGGACTGTGA